A single region of the Sorghum bicolor cultivar BTx623 chromosome 9, Sorghum_bicolor_NCBIv3, whole genome shotgun sequence genome encodes:
- the LOC8071240 gene encoding uncharacterized protein LOC8071240 — protein MGMQWEPKFNFGDIGQQHMNNGNTFNVGGNREYKRQQAAAGQGHYGGGGGGGGGGGGGGYGYTYGYGYGGPPAHPHQKPSTYGGGGGGGGWWDSGAYDEYSAPPPPPPRRRVVDWDDGAHEYPPPSQQRPPSVNKKPPPECKPLPCPEHEPPPPPPDENKEVEDMPPKVSPKREGSRPPPSAVDPPQKQPPSYGYGHPHPGWGTEGGGGGAYYGGGGGGGGGYYPPTQGRGYPPPYQGGHHGGGGYGGGAQMGLPVPAPPGGAYATYGAYHKHHGGYGDGGYGVYGGGGYGGGGGYGHGKYKHGHQGKFKQYSHHQGKY, from the exons ATGG GTATGCAATGGGAGCCCAAGTTTAATTTTGGGGACATTGGCCAACAACATATGAACAACGGTAACACCTTCAACGTGGGTGGTAATCGTGAGTACAAGCGTCAGCAAGCGGCGGcggggcaggggcactatggtggtggcggcggtggaggaggaggaggaggaggaggaggatatgGATACACATACGGTTATGGATACGGTGGTCCTCCAGCACATCCTCATCAAAAGCCATCGACttatggtggtggtggtggcggcggcgggtggTGGGATAGCGGGGCATATGACGAGTACTCtgctcctccccctccccctcctcgCCGTCGTGTCGTGGATTGGGACGATGGAGCACACGAATACCCGCCGCCGTCACAGCAGAGGCCACCTTCAGTGAACAAGAAGCCACCGCCAGAGTGCAAGCCTCTGCCATGTCCGGAGCAtgaaccaccaccaccacctccagaTGAAAATAAAGAGGTGGAGGACATGCCGCCAAAAGTGAGTCCCAAGCGTGAGGGTAGCAGGCCTCCTCCATCTGCAGTCGACCCTCCTCAGAAACAGCCGCCGTCGTATGGCTATGGCCACCCTCACCCAGGTTGGGGTACtgagggtggtggtggtggtgcctactatggcggtggcggtggcggtggtggcggcTATTATCCTCCGACACAGGGGCGGGGCTACCCACCACCATACCAAG GAGGTCATCATGGGGGCGGCGGCTATGGCGGAGGGGCGCAAATGGGGTTGCCAGTGCCAGCACCTCCCGGTGGAGCTTATGCTACTTATGGAGCATACCACAAGCATCACGGCGGATATGGTGACGGTGGCTATGGCGTATACGGTGGCGGCGGctatggcggcggcggaggttACGGCCATGGCAAGTACAAGCACGGACACCAGGGCAAGTTTAAGCAGTATTCTCACCACCAGGGCAAATACTAA
- the LOC8068145 gene encoding UPF0014 membrane protein STAR2 isoform X1 — protein sequence MNHLLSSRRQLITTNTRCAQLFASAAPCGLPHLGTSPFCPPPPATARGSKLCSTEQLLCTGRSVMERHAGMAFLDLVAKQVDPGAPGFWRDFLLGMLKPVAATAVVAMAVALSFSQRLGLEGEMLYATARAFLQLSVIGFVLQFIFTQKNALWILLAYLFMVTVAGYTAGQRAKQVPRGKYIAFVSILVGTAVTVLLPVLLGVFPFTPRYIIPLAGMIIGNAMTVTGVTMKKLREDIKIQRDLVETALALGATPRQATRQQVKRSLVIALSPDIDSAKTVGLITLPGTMTGLIMGGASPLEAIQLQIVVTYMLLSASTVSSILSTYLCWPAFFTKAFQLDDKVFAD from the exons ATGAATCATCTCCTATCCTCCCGGCGTCAACTCATCACCACAAATACGCGTTGCGCCCAACTTTTCG CCTCAGCCGCCCCCTGCGGCCTGCCTCACTTGGGCACTTCCCCCTtctgtcctcctcctcctgcgacAGCTCGTGGCAGCAAGCTCTGCTCAACAGAGCAGCTGCTCTGTACGGGCCGGTCGGTGATGGAGCGGCACGCGGGCATGGCGTTCCTGGACCTGGTGGCGAAGCAGGTTGACCCGGGCGCGCCGGGGTTCTGGCGCGACTTCCTGCTGGGCATGCTGAAGCCGGTGGCGGCGACGGCCGTGGTGGCCATGGCCGTCGCGCTCAGCTTCTCGCAGCGCCTGGGGCTGGAGGGCGAGATGCTCTACGCCACCGCGCGCGCCTTCCTCCAGCTCTCCGTCATCGGCTTCGTGCTCCAGTTCATCTTCACCCAGAAGAACGCGCTCTGGATCCTCCTCGCCTACCTCTTCATG GTGACGGTCGCCGGCTACACGGCGGGCCAGCGCGCCAAGCAGGTGCCCCGTGGGAAGTACATCGCCTtcgtctccatcctcgtcggcaCCGCCGTCACCGTGCTCCTGCCAGTCCTGCTCGGCGTCTTCCCTTTCACCCCGCGCTACATCATCCCCCTCGCCGGCATGATAATCGGGAACGCCATGACCGTCACCGGCGTCACCATGAAGAAGCTCCGGGAGGACATCAAGATCCAGAGGGACCTG GTGGAGACGGCGCTGGCTCTGGGCGCGACGCCGCGGCAGGCGACGCGGCAGCAGGTGAAGCGGTCGCTGGTGATCGCGCTGTCGCCGGACATCGACAGCGCCAAGACGGTGGGGCTGATCACGCTGCCGGGCACCATGACGGGGCTGATCATGGGCGGCGCGTCGCCGCTGGAGGCCATCCAGCTGCAGATCGTCGTCACGTACATGCTCTTGAGCGCCTCCACTGTCAGCAGCATCCTCTCCACCTACCTCTGCTGGCCGGCATTCTTCACCAAGGCCTTCCAGCTCGATGACAAGGTATTTGCAGACTAG
- the LOC8068145 gene encoding UPF0014 membrane protein STAR2 isoform X6 has protein sequence MAAFLDQLVAGQVDPGAPGFWRDFLIGMLKPVAATAVVAMAVALSFSQRLGLEGEMLYAIARAFLQLSVIGFVLQFIFTQKNVLWILLAYLFMVTVAGYTAGQRAKQVPRGKYIACVSILVGTAITMFLLVVLNVFPFTPRYIIPVAGMMVGNAMTVTGVTMKKLREDVKIQRNLVETALALGATPRQATLQQVKRSLVIALSPVIDSAKTVGLIALPGAMTGLIMGGASPLEAIQLQIVVMNMLMGAATVSSILSTYLCWPAFFTKAFQLDDKVFAD, from the exons ATGGCGGCGTTCCTGGACCAGCTGGTGGCGGGGCAGGTGGACCCGGGGGCGCCGGGGTTCTGGCGCGACTTCCTGATCGGCATGCTGAAGCCGGTGGCGGCGACGGCCGTGGTGGCCATGGCCGTCGCGCTGAGCTTCTCGCAGCGCCTGGGGCTGGAAGGCGAGATGCTCTACGCCATCGCGCGCGCCTTCCTCCAGCTCTCCGTCATCGGTTTCGTCCTCCAGTTCATCTTCACCCAGAAGAACGTGCTCTGGATCCTCCTCGCCTACCTCTTCATG GTGACGGTCGCCGGCTACACGGCGGGGCAGCGCGCCAAGCAGGTTCCCCGCGGGAAGTACATCGCCTgcgtctccatcctcgtcggcaCCGCCATCACCATGTTCCTCCTCGTCGTGCTCAACGTCTTCCCCTTCACGCCGCGCTACATCATCCCCGTCGCTGGCATGATGGTCGGCAACGCCATGACCGTCACCGGCGTCACCATGAAGAAGCTCCGTGAGGACGTCAAGATCCAGAGAAACCTG GTGGAGACGGCGCTTGCTCTGGGCGCGACGCCGCGGCAGGCGACGCTGCAGCAGGTGAAGCGGTCGCTGGTGATCGCGCTGTCGCCGGTGATCGACAGCGCCAAGACGGTGGGGCTGATCGCGCTGCCGGGCGCCATGACGGGGCTCATCATGGGCGGCGCGTCGCCGCTGGAGGCCATCCAGCTGCAGATCGTCGTCATGAACATGCTTATGGGTGCCGCCACCGTCAGCAGCATCCTCTCCACCTACCTCTGCTGGCCGGCATTCTTCACCAAG GCCTTCCAGCTCGATGACAAGGTATTTGCAGACTAG
- the LOC8068145 gene encoding UPF0014 membrane protein STAR2 isoform X4: MERHAGMAFLDLVAKQVDPGAPGFWRDFLLGMLKPVAATAVVAMAVALSFSQRLGLEGEMLYATARAFLQLSVIGFVLQFIFTQKNALWILLAYLFMVTVAGYTAGQRAKQVPRGKYIAFVSILVGTAVTVLLPVLLGVFPFTPRYIIPLAGMIIGNAMTVTGVTMKKLREDIKIQRDLVETALALGATPRQATRQQVKRSLVIALSPDIDSAKTVGLITLPGTMTGLIMGGASPLEAIQLQIVVTYMLLSASTVSSILSTYLCWPAFFTKAFQLDDKVFAD; encoded by the exons ATGGAGCGGCACGCGGGCATGGCGTTCCTGGACCTGGTGGCGAAGCAGGTTGACCCGGGCGCGCCGGGGTTCTGGCGCGACTTCCTGCTGGGCATGCTGAAGCCGGTGGCGGCGACGGCCGTGGTGGCCATGGCCGTCGCGCTCAGCTTCTCGCAGCGCCTGGGGCTGGAGGGCGAGATGCTCTACGCCACCGCGCGCGCCTTCCTCCAGCTCTCCGTCATCGGCTTCGTGCTCCAGTTCATCTTCACCCAGAAGAACGCGCTCTGGATCCTCCTCGCCTACCTCTTCATG GTGACGGTCGCCGGCTACACGGCGGGCCAGCGCGCCAAGCAGGTGCCCCGTGGGAAGTACATCGCCTtcgtctccatcctcgtcggcaCCGCCGTCACCGTGCTCCTGCCAGTCCTGCTCGGCGTCTTCCCTTTCACCCCGCGCTACATCATCCCCCTCGCCGGCATGATAATCGGGAACGCCATGACCGTCACCGGCGTCACCATGAAGAAGCTCCGGGAGGACATCAAGATCCAGAGGGACCTG GTGGAGACGGCGCTGGCTCTGGGCGCGACGCCGCGGCAGGCGACGCGGCAGCAGGTGAAGCGGTCGCTGGTGATCGCGCTGTCGCCGGACATCGACAGCGCCAAGACGGTGGGGCTGATCACGCTGCCGGGCACCATGACGGGGCTGATCATGGGCGGCGCGTCGCCGCTGGAGGCCATCCAGCTGCAGATCGTCGTCACGTACATGCTCTTGAGCGCCTCCACTGTCAGCAGCATCCTCTCCACCTACCTCTGCTGGCCGGCATTCTTCACCAAGGCCTTCCAGCTCGATGACAAGGTATTTGCAGACTAG
- the LOC8068145 gene encoding UPF0014 membrane protein STAR2 isoform X3, with amino-acid sequence MAAFLDQLVAGQVDPGAPGFWRDFLIGMLKPVAATAVVAMAVALSFSQRLGLEGEMLYAIARAFLQLSVIGFVLQFIFTQKNVLWILLAYLFMVTVAGYTAGQRAKQVPRGKYIACVSILVGTAITMFLLVVLNVFPFTPRYIIPVAGMMVGNAMTVTGVTMKKLREDVKIQRNLSEAALHQKQSTRGDGACSGRDAAAGDAAAGEAVAGDRAVAGDRQRQDGGADRAAGRHDGAHHGRRVAAGGHPAADRRHEHAYGCRHRQQHPLHLPLLAGILHQGLPAR; translated from the exons ATGGCGGCGTTCCTGGACCAGCTGGTGGCGGGGCAGGTGGACCCGGGGGCGCCGGGGTTCTGGCGCGACTTCCTGATCGGCATGCTGAAGCCGGTGGCGGCGACGGCCGTGGTGGCCATGGCCGTCGCGCTGAGCTTCTCGCAGCGCCTGGGGCTGGAAGGCGAGATGCTCTACGCCATCGCGCGCGCCTTCCTCCAGCTCTCCGTCATCGGTTTCGTCCTCCAGTTCATCTTCACCCAGAAGAACGTGCTCTGGATCCTCCTCGCCTACCTCTTCATG GTGACGGTCGCCGGCTACACGGCGGGGCAGCGCGCCAAGCAGGTTCCCCGCGGGAAGTACATCGCCTgcgtctccatcctcgtcggcaCCGCCATCACCATGTTCCTCCTCGTCGTGCTCAACGTCTTCCCCTTCACGCCGCGCTACATCATCCCCGTCGCTGGCATGATGGTCGGCAACGCCATGACCGTCACCGGCGTCACCATGAAGAAGCTCCGTGAGGACGTCAAGATCCAGAGAAACCTG TCAGAAGCTGCGTTACATCAGAAACAGAGCACAC GTGGAGACGGCGCTTGCTCTGGGCGCGACGCCGCGGCAGGCGACGCTGCAGCAGGTGAAGCGGTCGCTGGTGATCGCGCTGTCGCCGGTGATCGACAGCGCCAAGACGGTGGGGCTGATCGCGCTGCCGGGCGCCATGACGGGGCTCATCATGGGCGGCGCGTCGCCGCTGGAGGCCATCCAGCTGCAGATCGTCGTCATGAACATGCTTATGGGTGCCGCCACCGTCAGCAGCATCCTCTCCACCTACCTCTGCTGGCCGGCATTCTTCACCAAG GCCTTCCAGCTCGATGA
- the LOC8068145 gene encoding UPF0014 membrane protein STAR2 isoform X2 translates to MAAFLDQLVAGQVDPGAPGFWRDFLIGMLKPVAATAVVAMAVALSFSQRLGLEGEMLYAIARAFLQLSVIGFVLQFIFTQKNVLWILLAYLFMVTVAGYTAGQRAKQVPRGKYIACVSILVGTAITMFLLVVLNVFPFTPRYIIPVAGMMVGNAMTVTGVTMKKLREDVKIQRNLSEAALHQKQSTRGDGACSGRDAAAGDAAAGEAVAGDRAVAGDRQRQDGGADRAAGRHDGAHHGRRVAAGGHPAADRRHEHAYGCRHRQQHPLHLPLLAGILHQGVPARGQGLCGLVMLMVTFCVDVDGELLNCNTSTSGTAKAIVCGNFSFCYF, encoded by the exons ATGGCGGCGTTCCTGGACCAGCTGGTGGCGGGGCAGGTGGACCCGGGGGCGCCGGGGTTCTGGCGCGACTTCCTGATCGGCATGCTGAAGCCGGTGGCGGCGACGGCCGTGGTGGCCATGGCCGTCGCGCTGAGCTTCTCGCAGCGCCTGGGGCTGGAAGGCGAGATGCTCTACGCCATCGCGCGCGCCTTCCTCCAGCTCTCCGTCATCGGTTTCGTCCTCCAGTTCATCTTCACCCAGAAGAACGTGCTCTGGATCCTCCTCGCCTACCTCTTCATG GTGACGGTCGCCGGCTACACGGCGGGGCAGCGCGCCAAGCAGGTTCCCCGCGGGAAGTACATCGCCTgcgtctccatcctcgtcggcaCCGCCATCACCATGTTCCTCCTCGTCGTGCTCAACGTCTTCCCCTTCACGCCGCGCTACATCATCCCCGTCGCTGGCATGATGGTCGGCAACGCCATGACCGTCACCGGCGTCACCATGAAGAAGCTCCGTGAGGACGTCAAGATCCAGAGAAACCTG TCAGAAGCTGCGTTACATCAGAAACAGAGCACAC GTGGAGACGGCGCTTGCTCTGGGCGCGACGCCGCGGCAGGCGACGCTGCAGCAGGTGAAGCGGTCGCTGGTGATCGCGCTGTCGCCGGTGATCGACAGCGCCAAGACGGTGGGGCTGATCGCGCTGCCGGGCGCCATGACGGGGCTCATCATGGGCGGCGCGTCGCCGCTGGAGGCCATCCAGCTGCAGATCGTCGTCATGAACATGCTTATGGGTGCCGCCACCGTCAGCAGCATCCTCTCCACCTACCTCTGCTGGCCGGCATTCTTCACCAAGGCGTTCCAGCTCGAGGACAAGGTCTTTGCGGACTAG TCATGTTGATGGTGACTTTCTGCGTCGATGTTGATGGTGAATTACTGAACTGCAATACTAGCACTTCAGGGACTGCGAAAGCGATCGTGTGTGGAAATTTTAGCTTCTGTTATTTCTGA
- the LOC8068145 gene encoding UPF0014 membrane protein STAR2 isoform X5: MAAFLDQLVAGQVDPGAPGFWRDFLIGMLKPVAATAVVAMAVALSFSQRLGLEGEMLYAIARAFLQLSVIGFVLQFIFTQKNVLWILLAYLFMVTVAGYTAGQRAKQVPRGKYIACVSILVGTAITMFLLVVLNVFPFTPRYIIPVAGMMVGNAMTVTGVTMKKLREDVKIQRNLVETALALGATPRQATLQQVKRSLVIALSPVIDSAKTVGLIALPGAMTGLIMGGASPLEAIQLQIVVMNMLMGAATVSSILSTYLCWPAFFTKAFQLEDKVFAD; encoded by the exons ATGGCGGCGTTCCTGGACCAGCTGGTGGCGGGGCAGGTGGACCCGGGGGCGCCGGGGTTCTGGCGCGACTTCCTGATCGGCATGCTGAAGCCGGTGGCGGCGACGGCCGTGGTGGCCATGGCCGTCGCGCTGAGCTTCTCGCAGCGCCTGGGGCTGGAAGGCGAGATGCTCTACGCCATCGCGCGCGCCTTCCTCCAGCTCTCCGTCATCGGTTTCGTCCTCCAGTTCATCTTCACCCAGAAGAACGTGCTCTGGATCCTCCTCGCCTACCTCTTCATG GTGACGGTCGCCGGCTACACGGCGGGGCAGCGCGCCAAGCAGGTTCCCCGCGGGAAGTACATCGCCTgcgtctccatcctcgtcggcaCCGCCATCACCATGTTCCTCCTCGTCGTGCTCAACGTCTTCCCCTTCACGCCGCGCTACATCATCCCCGTCGCTGGCATGATGGTCGGCAACGCCATGACCGTCACCGGCGTCACCATGAAGAAGCTCCGTGAGGACGTCAAGATCCAGAGAAACCTG GTGGAGACGGCGCTTGCTCTGGGCGCGACGCCGCGGCAGGCGACGCTGCAGCAGGTGAAGCGGTCGCTGGTGATCGCGCTGTCGCCGGTGATCGACAGCGCCAAGACGGTGGGGCTGATCGCGCTGCCGGGCGCCATGACGGGGCTCATCATGGGCGGCGCGTCGCCGCTGGAGGCCATCCAGCTGCAGATCGTCGTCATGAACATGCTTATGGGTGCCGCCACCGTCAGCAGCATCCTCTCCACCTACCTCTGCTGGCCGGCATTCTTCACCAAGGCGTTCCAGCTCGAGGACAAGGTCTTTGCGGACTAG
- the LOC8068146 gene encoding uncharacterized protein LOC8068146 codes for MGFLKSTFSLLIGTGCGIYIAQNYEVPNIKKLMWTVMGKAKEFEESYKKKGNGKNKDNE; via the coding sequence ATGGGGTTCCTGAAAAGCACTTTCTCGTTGTTGATCGGCACCGGCTGCGGCATCTACATTGCCCAGAACTATGAAGTCCCAAACATAAAGAAGCTCATGTGGACTGTGATGGGCAAGGCCAAGGAGTTCGAAGAATCGTACAAGAAGAAGGGCAACggcaagaacaaggataacgaaTAG
- the LOC8068147 gene encoding putative WUSCHEL-related homeobox 2, producing the protein MPSQQQQQQGQRGEPQVVAGSTRWCPTPEQLMILEEMYRGGLRTPNASQIQQITAHLACYGRIEGKNVFYWFQNHKARDRQKLRRRLCMSHHLLSCAQYYAAAQAHHGHGHGGFLAAAPPPVVAPYMLSPSTSPTPAAAAAAAAAYGYYYPTTAAAAFAAPPAPTASRCAGNATPPSPTTQLFHYQHQGGGGGGLVPAAEALGRPEYSSLGKLDNFGVAALDDVVVSSTSTAVDMMAPPGFEVAPPPAAFCRPLKTLDLFPGGLKEEQHDVA; encoded by the exons ATGCcgtcgcagcagcagcagcagcagggccaGCGAGGTGAGCCGCAGGTGGTGGCGGGGTCGACGCGGTGGTGCCCGACGCCGGAGCAGCTGATGATCCTGGAGGAGATGTACCGTGGCGGCCTGCGCACGCCCAACGCGTCGCAGATCCAGCAGATCACGGCGCACCTCGCCTGCTACGGCCGCATCGAGGGCAAGAACGTCTTCTACTGGTTCCAGAACCACAAGGCCCGCGACCGCCAGAAGCTCCGCCGCAGGCTCTGCATGAGCCACCACCTCCTCTCCTGCGCCCAGTACTACGCCGCCGCGCAGGCgcaccacggccacggccacggcggcttcctcgccgccgcgccgccgccggtcgTCGCGCCGTATATGCTCTCCCCGTCGACGTCGCCCAccccggctgctgctgctgctgccgctgcggCGTACGGCTACTACTACCCCaccacggccgccgccgccttcgcTGCACCACCGGCGCCGACGGCGAGCAGGTGCGCCGGAAACGCCACCCCTCCGTCGCCGACGACCCAGCTCTTCCACTATCAGCATCAG GGTGGCGGTGGAGGAGGGCTTGTGCCGGCGGCTGAGGCGCTCGGCCGGCCGGAGTACTCGTCGCTGGGGAAGCTGGACAACTTCGGCGTGGCGGCGCTTGACGACGTCGTCGTGAGCTCCACCTCCACGGCCGTCGACATGATGGCGCCTCCTGGGTTCgaggtggcgccgccgccggctgccTTCTGCCGGCCGCTCAAGACGCTGGACCTCTTCCCCGGCGGGCTCAAAGAAGAGCAGCACGACGTGGCCTGA